Below is a window of Rhodoglobus vestalii DNA.
TGTCGACGATGCCGAGGTGGACAGCACCCACGTCGGAAATGGGCCGATTGATGCGTTCTTGGGCATGCTGTCCGCCCAGGGCCAAGGCATCGAGGTGAAGCTCTATGACTACGTCGAGCACACGATGAGTGCCGGTAGCAACGCTCAGGCTGCTGCCTATGTCGAGCTCGACATTCACGGTCAACGACTCTGGGGTGTAGGCATTGATGGCGACATCTCGCGCGCTTCGCTGAAAGCGATCGTGTCAGCGGTCAACCGGTGGGTGCGGGCAGCGAATGCCGTTCCCGATGCCGAGCTGATCGCTCACTAGCATTGGTGTGCGTTGGAGCTTGAGGGCGTTGGTGCCAGTGGGCGTTGGTGCCAGCGTGCTCTAACCACGGTCGGCATTAGGGCTAGCGGCGACGAAACTTCGGCATGCCGCTGATGGTGCGTTGCTCAGGGAGTGTCCAATTGAACAGCACGGCGAGCACGCGCACGCCAACGGTGAGCCCAACGCAGATCGATGCGGCTAGAAACACCGGAACGTCAAAGACCCGCATAATGACCAAACTTGTTGCTCCTGCGGTGGCCGCTACCGCATAGAGCGATCCCACGTGCATCAGTGAGATTGGCAGCGAGAGCAGCATGTCGCGCAGAATGGATCCGCCGACCGCTGAAATAACTCCGACAAAGATTGCCGGCACCTCGGGGAGTCCCAGCGAGAGAGCCTTTGTGGTGCCGATTGCACCAAACAGCCC
It encodes the following:
- a CDS encoding trimeric intracellular cation channel family protein yields the protein MNETFEIPLWAGLLAVGVGAMQGAMFASQFRDRRLDLLGVAIIGISTGFGGGIVRDVVLSEVPAVLTTNWYLIVATGAALFGMLLERLISRLGPVITVLDALTIGLFGAIGTTKALSLGLPEVPAIFVGVISAVGGSILRDMLLSLPISLMHVGSLYAVAATAGATSLVIMRVFDVPVFLAASICVGLTVGVRVLAVLFNWTLPEQRTISGMPKFRRR